The following is a genomic window from Anopheles aquasalis chromosome 3, idAnoAquaMG_Q_19, whole genome shotgun sequence.
GGAGCTGATGCAGGCCACATCGCTTCGCGGTGCCGTCGGTGGTATCAGCTCGTATACgagcgacgaggaggaagagcgaaCCGGGCTGGCCAGGTTACGCtcgaacaaacagaacaacacCACCTGATTGCCCTTCGCTCCTCCACCGCTAGGATTAAGAAAGAAGCTGTTGCCAAAGAGGAACTAGCGTCGGGACAGGAAAAACGGCAAAGAATCGCTCCGTGCGCGATCTTGCTAACAGGCCAGCGAAGCCACAGATTCCAGTGTGTGTATGTAGCTGCTCGGAACAATTAAATGAATTTTACATGAACAATAATAGATAACGGTATAACGGATAATGATTACAGATTCTAAAGCAAAACTAGAAATGTAATAAGAACGCAGGGCGTGGTCAGTCATCATGCTGCGCGGGAAAATCCCGACCAAATCACACTACAAAATGGCATAAGCAGCAATCCTTTCAGCATATATGCGCTCTACATGTTCATATTTCAATAATTACATTCATAATCGTGATCACACAATGgttgacaacaaaaaaaaaaatagatatCAATAAATCAGTAAGTCCATTGATAATCAAACTTGCACCATTTCCAGAGGTGATACTGTTGGTGATCCTCTCTACTGATGTTGATAGAAAGCATCGATCATTTCCTGCTGTTCCGACTCGATCCGCTGGAGGTACTGATACTCAATCTTGAGCTTATCCAGCTCCACCATCTTTTCAATGATTTCACTCTGGAATATGTAACACTCGATTATGTTATTTGGCGGAGTATAAACGGCCCCCACCGGCGTCACTGTACctgtatctgctgctgctccgattcACGCTGCTTCGAGAACGTTTTCAGCATGTTCTGCACACCGACGGCACGCATCTTTTCCTGGTCCACCTCGACCGCAAACGTTTCGATGATGTTGGCAAACTGGTCAATGATTCGCCGGAACTCGGCCAGTTCTTGAAGAATAACGGCAATTAGTACTTCAGGTGTGCCATACGGCCCATTCCGTTCAATTTGTCTTACTGTCGGTGAACTGTTCACATTCCTCTTTCAGCtcattcgtttcgttggccACTTGCGGATCGATGACGCGCAGGGCGTATAGGTCGTCGATAAAAAGACCGGACTTTCCAAATTCTTCTCCCATCGTGCAACGCGGTGCGACTCCACTTTGTTCCTCCTTgccaggaaaagaaaaaaaacagtttgtATGCTTCAACGGTTGCCCCTGGTAACGCGAAAACGGACCACTCCGAGAATCCGATGGATtaaaagacatttttattgccCTTACTTCAGATACAATAGTGCCGCTCATCGAGTTGTTCTCTGTGGCTTACGCCCCCCCGTTCTGGCCATCATCTACGCAAACGGACGAAAACACACTAACGGAAGAATGTATgttatgttggtttttgtattTAAATTCACGTTCGTGTCTCATGCCCAAACACCTGTACTTCGAAGGGAGGGTTATCAGAGGAAAGAATGTTGGAAAGGGAGTATATGTCCACATCGCAAGCATATATGCTCACTATTCCTACTGccccttcccaaaaaccccctgcattttgttttattcctttGTAGTTTTATGTTTCGACATTGACACATTATGTACATAAATGTATGCTCTTCCATGCTGCTTACTCcgtgtcctttttgttttctaatgcTCCATTTCTTGCGCTAGAAACATACAGGCGGCATTTAAGAGACCATTTTTAGCATGTTAATATGCTCTCTGTGGATTAAGTCTGTTTATgaaccccctcccccatcTGCCCGCTGGTTTCCATCTGTTCTAAAGCGGACGACACGCCGACCACACGCTACATGTACGACGGGATCTATAAAGTACACACGCAGAATGTTCTACATTTGACGACGGTTTCGCAACTCACTAACCATCGTTAAGAATAGACAATTTTgtgggaaaatcgaaacagaCCTTCCATAAGACCAGGTTGATGGTCATAATTGTGTACTCACTGAttactttttctctttcttacATTTCTAGTTCCCTTCTACACACTTAtgcgaaaaattaaaaaaaaaacacaggatAAAGAaaggctgtatgtgtgcagatCACTgcggtgttgtgttgtctTGGCCACGGGCTTCAATCTGTTCCATTTCGGTTCCGGAAAAACCAAAGCGAAATACTGATATTGAGCATTTGAGAATCCGCCCGAGCACTGTCTGCTGTGAATTGTGGTGGAGGCTTTCCTACGAGGTTTCCACGGTAAAGAAGCTACGGTACAATCAGCCCATCACGGTAAAACAAGAACGTATAAAATGAGAAACGCAAGCACGgtgtgacgacgacgtgaaCGAACGATAAACGAGCTTACTCCCTGAAGTCAGCGAcgtgtgttgtgtatgtgtgaaatAGTGGATGAAAGGAAGATGGTCCAACTGTGGACTGTCGGTTAGAGTAACGCAGATCGCACTGCCGTACGCTTCacgttgatgacgatgaggtggCTTCGGATGAACCGGCTACCGATGCTGTCGCATCCATCGGTGTATCCTCGATCGAGGCAACCGCTGCAACTGCCTCTGTTTCATCACTTGCCTCTACCGCTgcgccaccgttgctggtACCGTCTGTGGTCGACGATGCGGCCGTCTCACCCGCGGTGGTGCCCGTGGTGGTAtcggttttaattttcttcgaACCGGACGCTGGGACATCGGAATTGGTGGTCGCGTCGAGAGTACAGGTAGCTGCCCGTTTCCGCGACGCTGCACCAGTAAAGTTTGGTTTGAACTGCACAATGATTGCGGTCATGTTGTCACAGCCCGTACCATCGCCTTTGGTATGGGGCGCTAGGCAGTTATCGAACAGCTAGAAAAATCCGTGCAAAATATTCGATTAATTGCACCATCCTGGACCATCGCTCGCCAAGATCGTCCATTACCTCCTCACAGATCTCCGACAGCACAGCGTTCGGTTTCTTTATACGCTCCTTCACGAACTGAACCACCTCTTCGCTGGTCATAAAGTTCCAGATACCATCGCACGCTAGCACCATAAATTCGTCTTCCGGTCCGATCGTGATCTTTTGAATGTCGGGCAGCGCGGAGATCATCTGCTCTTCAGCCGGGAGCGATTTGTTCTGCGAGTTTGGAATCAAAGAAGGACGTTGTTAGGACGACAGGACGCAGCATGCTAGTTCACTCTCTTGTGGTGACCGATGTGCTTACCATCTTGTAACCATGGTCACCAATGGCGCGAGACAGATTCAATCCTCCATTGACACGGCCATCGAGCGTAACGCGTCCGCCAGCCTTCTCTATCCTCTCGAACTCGATCGTATCCTCCGGTTTGTGGTCGAAGCTCATCTCGAGCGCTTCTCCCTTGCGGCAAACGACGCACCGTGAATCTCCTGCAATCGTCAGGGAAAGTACGGTGTTACTCAGTCACCGCCTACTGCCTACGGGTATGGAGTAGTGCTGCCCACTTACCGGCATTGGCCACGTAAAGATCCTTTTCGTGTAGCAGTGCGACAACTGCGGTGCATCCACTGTCTTTGCCCGGTTCGTCCGAGATGTTGCGCATAAACgcttcgtcctcctcgttcATAtaatcttcctcttcctcctcctcgtacTCTTCCTCGACCTCTTCATCCTCTTCACTGCCCTCTTCACCACTGTAAAGACATTAGGCGGATTAAATGGGAGTCACCTAAACCCCTCATGCCACCGTTACTCACTTGTCGATCTCTTCTTCATCGCCATCCTCGGTACTGGAGGTATCGGTGGGTTCCGCAACCGGTGGAAACTCCTCATCCGAATCGctctcatcgtcctcatccgaatcatcgtcatccactACGAGCGATGGCTTCGCCGGCCCATTCTTCGCTCGTCGACCACCGGCTGCTGCAgggctggcagcagcaggagcagccttgctgcttccacttcc
Proteins encoded in this region:
- the LOC126578661 gene encoding intraflagellar transport protein 20 homolog is translated as MGEEFGKSGLFIDDLYALRVIDPQVANETNELKEECEQFTDKLAEFRRIIDQFANIIETFAVEVDQEKMRAVGVQNMLKTFSKQRESEQQQIQSEIIEKMVELDKLKIEYQYLQRIESEQQEMIDAFYQHQ